One Spiroplasma sp. NBRC 100390 DNA window includes the following coding sequences:
- the uppS gene encoding polyprenyl diphosphate synthase produces MNVPQHIAIILDGNGRWATKQSLKRTAGHEEGAKRIKEVALKANALGVKYLTLYCFSTENWKRNKKEVAYLMEMPERLLNNKEVSNFKNKNIVLNHIGRKTKMPAKTLDAINDAIKQTKDNNGLVLTFAFDYGAIEEIVTAINEMLAAQLSEVDEKTLFNYLYTKNLPAVDLMIRCGGEQRLSNFLLLQNRYAELYFTDKFWPEFDENALLTAILDYNNRNRRFGGVKSDE; encoded by the coding sequence ATGAATGTACCACAACATATTGCAATTATTTTAGATGGCAATGGTCGTTGAGCAACAAAACAAAGTTTAAAGCGAACAGCTGGTCATGAAGAGGGAGCAAAACGAATTAAAGAAGTTGCTTTAAAAGCAAATGCATTAGGAGTTAAATATTTAACACTTTATTGTTTTTCAACAGAGAATTGAAAGCGTAATAAAAAGGAAGTTGCTTATTTGATGGAAATGCCAGAACGATTATTAAATAATAAAGAAGTAAGTAATTTTAAAAATAAAAATATTGTTTTAAACCATATTGGTCGTAAAACAAAAATGCCAGCAAAAACGTTAGATGCTATTAATGACGCTATTAAGCAAACGAAGGATAACAATGGTTTAGTATTAACCTTTGCCTTTGATTATGGGGCAATTGAAGAAATTGTCACTGCTATTAACGAAATGTTAGCAGCGCAATTGTCTGAAGTTGATGAGAAAACTTTGTTTAATTATTTATATACTAAAAATCTACCAGCTGTTGATTTAATGATTCGTTGTGGTGGTGAACAACGCTTAAGTAATTTTTTACTGTTGCAAAATCGTTATGCTGAGTTATATTTTACTGATAAATTTTGGCCAGAATTTGATGAAAATGCTTTGTTAACAGCAATATTAGATTATAATAATAGAAATAGAAGATTTGGAGGGGTTAAAAGTGATGAATAA
- a CDS encoding phosphatidate cytidylyltransferase, with amino-acid sequence MNNKQDNVLVDETNAPSDTNGNNITETKKVEQKKGMFQKKYVARHITFYVLLIFLGLYLFTGAIATEWQGKVAHIDIADYVFIGINVVILGLVNYEILRLVGGTKWPIYTQVITYLLMVFLFLFPVESVAENYGGIGAINYPFYTLLNWNWLKPWIIFVIYLCAILVYYCLVFSSKEITFGKMTLVLIFTLYLIFAFKAMNKFMLNPDYGWSSVVWLALIIILTDTFAFVGGVSYGKHKLAPNVSPNKTWEGAATGTIMAAGIAITYAVLMFNLNENEKHWVFNFFSNDNDKHVMRYVIYVLLAFVLSILSQLGDLSFSWIKRRYDIKDFSNLLPGHGGLLDRLDSFSLVFFVMFIISNVALQR; translated from the coding sequence ATGAATAATAAGCAAGATAATGTTCTTGTTGATGAAACAAATGCACCATCAGATACAAATGGTAATAATATTACCGAAACAAAGAAAGTGGAACAAAAAAAAGGAATGTTTCAAAAAAAATATGTTGCACGACATATTACATTTTATGTTTTATTAATTTTTTTGGGATTATATTTATTTACTGGGGCAATTGCAACAGAATGACAAGGTAAAGTTGCTCATATTGATATTGCTGATTATGTTTTTATTGGCATTAATGTCGTAATTTTGGGGTTAGTTAACTATGAGATTTTACGGTTAGTGGGGGGAACAAAGTGACCAATTTATACTCAAGTTATTACTTATTTATTAATGGTGTTTTTATTTTTATTTCCAGTTGAATCTGTTGCGGAAAATTATGGTGGAATCGGTGCTATTAATTATCCGTTTTATACTTTATTAAATTGAAATTGGTTGAAACCATGAATTATTTTTGTTATCTATTTATGTGCGATTTTAGTATATTATTGCTTAGTTTTTAGTTCAAAAGAAATTACCTTTGGTAAAATGACTTTAGTATTGATTTTTACGTTATATTTAATTTTTGCTTTTAAAGCAATGAATAAATTTATGTTAAATCCTGATTATGGTTGAAGCAGTGTTGTTTGATTAGCTTTAATTATTATTTTAACTGATACTTTTGCTTTTGTGGGAGGGGTTAGTTATGGAAAACACAAATTAGCACCAAATGTTTCACCAAACAAAACTTGAGAAGGAGCTGCGACAGGAACAATAATGGCGGCTGGAATTGCTATTACTTATGCTGTTTTAATGTTCAATTTAAACGAAAATGAAAAACACTGAGTTTTTAATTTCTTTTCAAATGATAATGATAAACATGTAATGCGTTATGTTATTTATGTTTTATTAGCTTTTGTGTTAAGTATTTTATCACAATTAGGTGATTTATCGTTTTCATGAATTAAACGTCGTTATGATATTAAAGATTTTAGTAATTTATTACCTGGCCATGGTGGGTTGCTAGATCGTTTGGATTCATTTTCGTTAGTATTTTTTGTAATGTTTATTATTTCAAATGTGGCATTGCAACGCTAA
- the dxr gene encoding 1-deoxy-D-xylulose-5-phosphate reductoisomerase produces MMRELIIFGASGSIGQQALQIIKTNPNDFILRAISVYHNVTVLDEILPTSPTIKMVHVADATQQAAFTVKYPTITFVTEEAGFDQILTTFPSAMVLNAIGGFAGLYPTLQTLQGYHRTLLLANKESLVLAGDLINNLLEEHQNQLFPIDSEHCAIFQCLEQDNPVQEIILTASGGMFADKTLAQLTTIDESQALCHPNWQMGQNITIDSSTMVNKAFEVIEAYHLFKTKNITVVLHPQSILHSAVQYEDYSILAQLSPPSMIQVLNYFFYYPLRKKNPLLKPLDFSDLITLTFQKADLSRWKALKLAYRCLNENNALAVAFHTANEQLRALFLAGKIKFYQIVDYIEFFMDKIKPQKLSNYQQIKQLNDTIKREIINYFSEK; encoded by the coding sequence ATGATGCGAGAACTTATTATTTTTGGGGCTTCAGGGAGCATTGGGCAACAAGCCTTACAGATTATAAAAACCAATCCAAATGATTTTATCCTTAGGGCGATTAGCGTCTATCATAATGTGACCGTTCTTGATGAAATATTACCAACATCACCAACAATTAAGATGGTTCATGTTGCTGATGCAACACAACAAGCAGCATTTACTGTTAAGTATCCAACAATTACTTTTGTTACTGAAGAAGCGGGTTTTGATCAAATTTTAACAACATTCCCATCAGCAATGGTTCTTAATGCTATTGGGGGGTTTGCAGGATTGTACCCAACTTTGCAAACATTGCAAGGATATCACCGTACCTTATTATTGGCAAATAAAGAATCACTAGTATTAGCGGGTGATTTAATTAATAACTTATTAGAAGAACATCAAAATCAGTTGTTTCCAATTGATTCTGAGCATTGTGCAATTTTTCAATGTTTAGAGCAAGATAATCCGGTGCAAGAGATTATTTTAACTGCTTCAGGAGGAATGTTTGCTGATAAAACATTAGCTCAATTAACAACAATTGATGAAAGCCAAGCTTTGTGTCATCCAAACTGACAAATGGGACAAAATATTACCATTGATTCTTCAACAATGGTTAATAAAGCTTTTGAAGTTATTGAAGCATATCATTTATTTAAAACAAAAAATATTACTGTTGTGTTGCATCCCCAATCAATTTTGCATTCAGCGGTGCAGTATGAAGATTACTCAATTTTAGCACAGTTATCACCACCATCAATGATTCAAGTTTTAAATTATTTTTTCTATTATCCGCTGCGGAAAAAAAATCCTTTATTAAAACCATTAGATTTTAGTGATTTAATTACTTTAACATTTCAAAAAGCAGATTTATCACGATGAAAGGCGCTAAAATTAGCTTATCGTTGTTTGAATGAAAACAACGCTTTGGCTGTTGCTTTTCATACAGCAAATGAACAGTTACGAGCGTTATTCTTAGCGGGAAAAATTAAATTTTATCAAATTGTTGATTATATTGAGTTTTTTATGGATAAAATTAAGCCACAAAAACTATCTAATTATCAGCAAATAAAACAATTAAATGATACTATTAAAAGAGAAATTATTAATTATTTTTCCGAAAAATAA
- the rseP gene encoding RIP metalloprotease RseP — translation MSAGMIVLGFVIGIIILLMLVTVHEFAHFVIAKLSGAYVYEFAIGFGPKIFSWGKKETRYSIRIFPFGGYVYIASELVDAPKGREEEEVPKERKMENIAKWKRLIFIVAGALMNFFIAVFIFTTTFAALNAKPSDMTYWGAKYDVGGAAYNALKTSKEPIGQDIVILNYWLGSNQTTLKVAQNYYRDHEKDDEKYNEANKILVSHLGTINNIPNYQTTVYNFINNLKKQYNQSDEHQRANFITLDFVRVNNKKEVTTDSNNRLFQTEPVELKITGSTYTVGIRAPDRQFATTAQAYGYGWRETFTESVTILKSFGLLFTGQWGQLSGPVGIAKTVSSILTEGPALFFMYVAMLSANLFVLNLIPIPPLDGYKFLETLIEGIVGGGKRLKGRFQIWKQRHNPAQQKLLLEEYQVKEQNWQLPHKAKIIINVTGAVLFILLFIGITIKDVFF, via the coding sequence ATGTCAGCGGGAATGATAGTTTTAGGATTTGTAATTGGCATTATAATTTTATTAATGCTAGTTACAGTTCATGAATTTGCCCATTTTGTTATTGCAAAATTATCGGGAGCATATGTTTATGAGTTTGCAATTGGGTTTGGCCCAAAGATTTTTTCTTGAGGGAAAAAAGAAACGCGTTATTCGATTCGAATTTTTCCTTTTGGTGGTTATGTGTATATTGCCAGTGAATTAGTTGATGCTCCAAAAGGGCGCGAAGAAGAGGAAGTTCCAAAAGAACGAAAAATGGAGAACATTGCTAAATGAAAACGATTAATTTTTATTGTGGCGGGAGCTTTAATGAATTTTTTTATTGCTGTTTTCATTTTTACAACAACTTTTGCTGCTTTAAATGCCAAACCATCAGATATGACATATTGAGGAGCAAAATATGATGTTGGAGGAGCAGCATATAATGCTCTAAAAACAAGTAAAGAACCAATTGGACAGGATATTGTTATTTTAAATTATTGATTAGGTTCGAATCAAACCACTCTTAAAGTGGCACAAAATTATTATCGTGATCATGAAAAGGATGATGAAAAATATAATGAAGCTAATAAGATTTTAGTTAGTCATCTTGGAACTATTAATAATATTCCAAATTATCAAACAACAGTTTATAATTTTATTAATAATTTAAAAAAACAATATAATCAAAGCGATGAACATCAGCGCGCTAATTTTATTACATTAGATTTTGTTCGGGTGAACAATAAAAAAGAGGTAACAACCGATTCAAATAATCGATTGTTTCAAACTGAACCAGTTGAATTAAAAATAACTGGCAGTACTTATACCGTTGGGATTCGTGCACCTGATCGCCAGTTTGCTACAACAGCACAGGCTTATGGTTATGGTTGACGTGAAACCTTTACTGAATCAGTAACAATTTTAAAATCATTTGGTTTATTATTTACTGGTCAATGAGGACAATTATCAGGACCAGTTGGAATTGCAAAAACAGTTTCTTCAATTTTAACGGAAGGACCGGCATTATTTTTTATGTATGTCGCAATGTTATCAGCAAACTTATTTGTTTTAAATTTAATTCCGATTCCACCATTGGATGGATACAAATTCTTAGAAACATTAATTGAAGGAATTGTTGGTGGTGGGAAACGTCTCAAAGGACGTTTCCAAATTTGAAAACAGCGTCATAATCCAGCACAGCAAAAATTATTATTAGAAGAATATCAGGTAAAAGAACAAAATTGGCAGCTTCCGCACAAGGCAAAAATTATTATTAATGTCACGGGGGCAGTGCTCTTTATTTTATTATTTATTGGAATAACAATTAAAGATGTCTTTTTTTAA
- a CDS encoding PolC-type DNA polymerase III, with the protein MDQQLVKLFTVNNLEFPDNYFADAKIIKSEYSTGESFFRVIIEINDFLPTDVLLKLETTLLANPTLPTKVSFLVRNKNYQLETIFTYLEYIRFNKSELKNSFFSKLPPSRFMLVDNILKITVHSDSEKKLVSEHCHYYENKLRRYGFHNLRLDLIVDLQENNILEINEQELIKYQENQQKNESLMLKPAITTKQARNGTNNYVKGKMGQVSYERLADIDQDAPNVTIYGKIVNKDRQLISTKKFIYTITITDYSDTIAGKFFTRTEQADDFFEELKIDEWVSIFGDIRYDTYANEQMLFIKKIERLDREDLYREDNADEKRVELHLHTKMSAMDGVVNIPALFKTLQHWKHSAIAFTDHLNAQAYPEIYNINMKYPDIKVIYGVEADMLDDKVWYVKNPHHHDLRTAKYVIFDLETTGLSSSYDEIIEFGAVIMDGISGERKIINHLFKPTIKLSSFTTELTGITDELLADKPTFIESIDQILEYFKDAILIAHNAEFDLGFIQSWLEKAGRSKINNTVIDTLQISRILEPTLKNYRLGTIARCYNVIYNEEVAHRGDYDAIVLTDVYEHQLRKMINVYGVEFDDDIDQIHNSAVYKKLRPKHMTILAKNQQGLLELFKLITAAHTTYFYSSPKLLRSVINEHRANLLIGSSCVNGDVFEVARNKDLSELTEVISFYDYIEIQPPSVYKHLVQMGDLSEDRLLTVIKDIIYAAKKLNKLVVATGDVHYLNPEDKIFREVYINAKGIGGRPHPLYDYKQRVTDYPDQFLRTTTEMLHEFKFLNDDALIHEIVVTNPNLIANQIEKVEIIKDKLYTPKIDGSDELLRELCYQNAYKIYGNPLPEIVAKRLERELSAIIKHGFAVIYWIAHKLVDKSLQDGYLVGSRGSVGSSFVATMSNITEVNPLQPHYLCSNCSYSEFIVDGSVKCGYDLPSRNCPKCQQPLKGEGHDIPFETFLGFEADKVPDIDLNFSGEYQPIAHDFTKEMFGERNVYRAGTISTVAEKTAYGYVKGYFENKNTLHLKRRAELERIAKGCEGVKRTTGQHPGGIVVIPKEYQVEEFTPVNFPADDIKSNWLTTHFDFHAIHDNVLKLDILGHVDPTALRMLEDLTGINPKTIPTNDEAVLSLFRSLDVLKIKPEDINGEKTGAIGIPEFGTFFVRKMLLDTKPTSFADLVQISGLSHGTDVWIGNAQDLIRNQNIRISDVIGCRDDIMVNLIYKGLPAQSAFKIMEDVRKGKGLTSEQEQLMRENNVEQWYIDSCNKIKYMFPKAHATAYVLMAWRVAWFKINYPVEYYATFFSTRTDVFDIKTILKGAETIKQVLRDIQVRLDNKDFNAPNKPSQKEKDLIPVYEIALEMYARGIKMSNIDLKTSMNKNFTVVENDNNEKIILPPFSAIDGLGGAVGDSIINARKEKPFLSITDLQKRTNITKAHLESFEELGILKDLSLDDQIAFEF; encoded by the coding sequence ATGGATCAACAATTGGTAAAACTATTTACAGTTAACAACTTAGAATTTCCTGATAATTATTTTGCTGATGCAAAAATTATTAAAAGCGAGTATAGTACAGGAGAATCGTTTTTTCGTGTTATTATTGAAATTAATGATTTTTTGCCAACTGATGTTTTATTAAAATTAGAAACAACGTTATTAGCAAACCCAACATTACCAACGAAAGTTTCGTTCCTAGTACGGAATAAAAATTATCAATTAGAAACTATTTTTACTTATTTAGAATATATTCGTTTTAATAAATCAGAATTAAAAAATAGTTTTTTTAGTAAATTACCACCATCACGTTTTATGTTAGTAGATAATATTTTAAAAATTACAGTTCATTCAGATAGTGAAAAAAAACTTGTTAGTGAACATTGTCATTATTATGAAAACAAATTACGTCGTTATGGGTTTCATAATTTACGATTAGATTTAATAGTCGATTTACAAGAAAATAATATTTTAGAAATTAATGAACAAGAATTAATAAAATACCAAGAAAATCAGCAGAAAAATGAAAGTTTAATGTTAAAACCAGCAATTACAACAAAGCAGGCACGGAATGGAACTAATAATTATGTAAAAGGAAAAATGGGACAAGTAAGTTACGAACGTCTTGCTGATATTGACCAAGATGCGCCAAATGTCACAATTTATGGGAAAATTGTTAATAAGGATCGACAATTAATTTCCACTAAAAAATTTATTTATACAATTACGATAACTGATTATAGCGATACTATTGCTGGAAAGTTTTTTACCCGCACTGAACAAGCAGATGATTTTTTTGAAGAGCTAAAAATTGATGAATGAGTTAGCATTTTTGGTGATATTCGTTATGATACTTATGCTAATGAACAAATGCTTTTTATTAAAAAAATTGAGCGATTAGATCGCGAGGACTTATATCGTGAAGATAATGCGGATGAAAAGCGTGTTGAATTACATTTACATACTAAAATGAGTGCAATGGATGGCGTTGTTAATATTCCTGCCCTTTTTAAAACATTACAACATTGAAAGCATTCGGCAATTGCTTTTACTGATCACTTAAATGCCCAAGCTTACCCCGAAATTTATAATATTAATATGAAATATCCTGATATTAAAGTTATTTATGGGGTGGAAGCTGACATGCTGGATGATAAAGTTTGATATGTTAAAAATCCTCATCATCATGATTTACGGACAGCAAAATATGTTATTTTTGACTTGGAAACAACTGGTTTGAGTAGTAGTTATGATGAGATTATTGAGTTTGGAGCAGTTATTATGGATGGGATTAGTGGTGAACGAAAAATTATTAATCACTTATTTAAACCAACAATTAAATTGTCTTCATTTACAACCGAATTAACCGGAATTACTGATGAATTATTAGCTGATAAACCAACTTTTATTGAATCAATTGACCAAATTTTAGAATATTTTAAAGATGCAATTTTGATTGCCCATAATGCAGAATTTGACTTAGGTTTTATTCAATCATGGTTAGAAAAAGCCGGTCGTTCTAAAATTAATAATACTGTTATTGATACCTTGCAAATATCAAGGATTTTAGAACCAACGTTAAAGAACTACCGTTTAGGAACGATTGCACGTTGTTATAATGTTATTTATAATGAAGAAGTAGCGCACCGTGGAGATTATGATGCGATTGTTTTAACTGATGTTTATGAACACCAGTTACGCAAAATGATTAATGTTTATGGGGTTGAATTTGATGATGATATTGATCAAATTCATAATTCTGCTGTTTATAAAAAGTTACGACCAAAACATATGACAATTCTTGCCAAAAATCAACAAGGATTATTGGAATTATTTAAATTAATTACAGCGGCACATACAACCTATTTTTATTCGTCACCAAAATTATTACGCAGTGTAATTAATGAACATCGTGCTAATTTGTTAATTGGTTCATCGTGTGTTAATGGTGATGTTTTTGAAGTAGCAAGGAACAAAGATCTTAGTGAGTTAACAGAAGTTATTAGCTTTTATGATTATATTGAAATTCAACCCCCAAGTGTTTATAAACACTTGGTTCAAATGGGTGATTTATCAGAGGACCGGTTGTTAACAGTTATTAAAGATATTATTTATGCTGCAAAAAAATTAAATAAATTAGTTGTTGCAACTGGTGATGTTCATTATCTTAATCCAGAAGATAAAATTTTTCGTGAGGTTTATATTAATGCGAAAGGAATTGGGGGAAGACCGCATCCATTGTATGATTATAAACAACGGGTGACTGATTACCCTGATCAATTTTTACGAACAACAACGGAAATGTTGCATGAGTTTAAATTTTTAAATGATGATGCATTAATTCACGAAATTGTTGTTACAAATCCAAATCTTATTGCAAACCAAATTGAAAAAGTTGAAATTATTAAGGATAAATTATACACTCCCAAAATTGATGGCAGTGATGAACTTTTAAGAGAATTATGTTATCAAAATGCTTATAAGATTTATGGAAATCCATTGCCAGAAATTGTTGCAAAACGGTTAGAACGAGAATTAAGTGCAATTATTAAACATGGCTTTGCCGTTATTTATTGAATTGCTCATAAATTAGTTGATAAATCATTACAAGATGGTTATTTAGTTGGATCGCGAGGAAGTGTTGGGAGTAGTTTTGTTGCAACAATGAGTAATATTACGGAAGTGAATCCCTTGCAGCCACATTATTTATGTTCAAATTGTAGTTATAGTGAGTTTATTGTTGATGGGTCAGTAAAATGTGGTTATGATTTACCATCACGTAATTGTCCAAAGTGTCAACAACCATTAAAAGGAGAGGGCCATGACATTCCTTTTGAAACATTTTTAGGATTTGAAGCAGATAAAGTTCCTGATATTGACTTAAACTTTTCTGGTGAATATCAACCAATTGCCCATGATTTTACGAAAGAAATGTTTGGAGAGCGGAATGTTTATCGTGCTGGTACAATTTCAACTGTGGCAGAAAAAACTGCTTATGGATATGTTAAAGGTTATTTTGAAAATAAGAATACCTTGCATTTAAAACGCCGGGCTGAATTAGAACGAATTGCCAAGGGGTGTGAAGGAGTTAAACGAACAACGGGGCAACATCCAGGGGGAATTGTTGTTATTCCAAAAGAATATCAAGTTGAAGAATTTACGCCTGTTAATTTTCCTGCTGATGATATCAAATCAAATTGATTGACAACACACTTTGATTTCCACGCTATTCACGATAATGTTTTAAAATTAGATATTTTAGGGCATGTTGATCCAACAGCATTACGAATGTTAGAAGATTTAACAGGAATTAATCCAAAAACAATTCCAACCAATGACGAAGCAGTGTTAAGTCTTTTTCGTAGTCTAGATGTTTTAAAAATTAAACCAGAAGATATTAATGGTGAAAAAACAGGAGCAATTGGAATTCCGGAGTTTGGGACTTTTTTTGTTCGGAAAATGTTATTAGATACTAAACCAACGTCTTTTGCTGATTTAGTTCAAATTTCAGGATTATCACATGGAACAGATGTTTGAATTGGTAATGCACAAGATCTAATTCGAAATCAAAATATTCGAATTTCTGATGTTATTGGGTGTCGTGATGATATTATGGTTAACTTAATTTATAAAGGATTACCAGCGCAAAGTGCTTTTAAAATTATGGAAGATGTTCGGAAGGGAAAAGGGTTAACTTCAGAACAAGAGCAATTAATGCGAGAAAATAATGTTGAACAATGATATATTGATTCATGTAATAAGATTAAATATATGTTTCCTAAAGCACATGCAACAGCTTATGTTTTAATGGCATGACGAGTGGCGTGGTTTAAAATAAATTATCCTGTTGAATATTATGCAACATTCTTTTCAACCAGAACTGATGTTTTTGATATTAAAACAATTTTAAAAGGAGCAGAAACAATTAAACAAGTTTTACGCGATATTCAAGTTCGTTTGGATAATAAAGATTTTAATGCACCAAATAAACCATCGCAAAAAGAAAAGGATTTGATTCCCGTTTATGAAATTGCGTTAGAAATGTACGCTCGGGGTATTAAAATGAGTAATATTGATTTAAAAACAAGTATGAATAAAAACTTTACCGTTGTTGAAAATGATAATAATGAAAAAATTATTTTACCACCATTTTCAGCGATTGATGGTTTAGGGGGTGCTGTTGGAGATAGTATCATTAATGCTCGGAAAGAAAAACCTTTCTTATCAATTACTGATTTGCAAAAACGAACAAATATCACAAAAGCGCATTTAGAATCTTTTGAAGAACTTGGAATTTTAAAAGATTTATCATTAGATGATCAAATTGCATTTGAATTTTAA
- the era gene encoding GTPase Era yields the protein MTIKSGFVAIVGRPNVGKSTLLNTILNNKVAIVTAKAQTTRNRIQGIYNDNEAQIVFMDTPGIHKAHHEMGKFMNKVALSTTKAADVILFLAPVNEHIGDNDRYIIKALEERGVPIILVVTKIDLVSKGDLMVKIAEWEKVHNFTAVIPISALKHENVPKLLTLLKDHLTEGPQYYPDDMLTDQPEKFLIREIIREKILLLTEDEIPHSVAILIDKVDEQRTLLKIMASICVERDSQKGIVIGKNGRLIKEIGTQARLELEQILGTKIFLELFVKVVEKWRDKPSMIARLGYNKESY from the coding sequence ATGACAATTAAATCGGGATTTGTGGCAATTGTTGGCCGCCCGAATGTTGGAAAGTCAACATTATTAAATACAATTTTAAATAATAAAGTGGCAATTGTTACTGCGAAAGCTCAAACAACACGTAATCGAATTCAAGGGATTTATAATGACAATGAAGCACAAATTGTTTTTATGGATACACCAGGAATTCATAAAGCACATCATGAAATGGGGAAATTTATGAATAAAGTTGCTTTATCCACGACAAAAGCAGCGGATGTTATTTTATTTTTAGCACCCGTCAATGAGCATATTGGCGATAATGATCGCTATATTATTAAAGCACTAGAAGAACGAGGGGTTCCCATTATTTTAGTTGTTACTAAAATTGATTTAGTATCAAAAGGGGATTTAATGGTTAAAATTGCGGAATGAGAAAAGGTTCATAATTTTACTGCTGTAATTCCAATCTCAGCGTTAAAACATGAAAATGTTCCTAAGTTGCTAACATTATTAAAAGATCATTTAACAGAGGGACCACAATATTATCCTGATGACATGTTAACTGACCAGCCTGAAAAGTTTTTAATTCGTGAAATTATTCGAGAAAAAATTTTACTTTTAACTGAAGATGAAATTCCGCATAGTGTAGCAATTTTAATTGATAAGGTTGACGAACAACGAACATTGTTAAAAATTATGGCCTCAATTTGTGTTGAACGTGATTCTCAAAAGGGGATTGTGATTGGCAAAAATGGACGACTAATTAAGGAAATTGGCACTCAAGCTCGTTTAGAATTAGAACAAATTTTAGGAACAAAAATATTTTTAGAGTTATTTGTCAAAGTGGTTGAAAAATGACGTGATAAACCATCAATGATTGCTCGTTTAGGATATAACAAAGAAAGTTACTAA
- the recO gene encoding DNA repair protein RecO: MTTKVTGIVINKQSYDDDSEIITVFTKELGKLAFFAPGVRKITSKNQYAVQLLATSEFEIFLSYQTSKLSKLKTGNLLITRIKLTQNYDDYLLATLLCEITEQAVEERFSDLKLYDLLSTALNNLLAWEDNLTVVIVFMFQVLKWYGLQWNLTMCKRCGGKSNIKTISFIEEGYICKNCYLPTDYLFSIELVKIFSMTSLDNFYFHNKINVKEMIVLFKMLCEYYLTKVGIFSYSIYEMQKKSIYFK, encoded by the coding sequence ATGACAACAAAAGTTACTGGGATCGTTATTAATAAGCAAAGTTATGATGATGATAGTGAAATTATAACGGTTTTTACTAAAGAGTTAGGAAAATTAGCTTTTTTTGCTCCGGGTGTTCGGAAAATTACTTCAAAGAATCAATATGCGGTGCAGTTATTAGCAACTAGTGAATTTGAAATATTTTTATCATATCAAACAAGTAAACTAAGTAAGTTAAAAACAGGGAATTTGTTAATAACGCGAATTAAATTAACACAAAATTATGATGATTACTTATTAGCAACATTGCTTTGTGAGATTACTGAACAAGCTGTTGAGGAGCGGTTTTCTGATTTAAAATTATATGATTTATTATCAACAGCATTAAATAATTTACTTGCTTGAGAAGATAATTTAACTGTTGTGATTGTTTTTATGTTCCAGGTTTTAAAATGGTATGGCTTACAATGGAATTTAACAATGTGTAAACGTTGCGGTGGAAAAAGTAATATTAAAACAATTAGTTTCATTGAAGAAGGATATATTTGTAAAAACTGTTATTTACCAACGGATTATCTTTTTTCAATTGAATTAGTTAAAATTTTTAGTATGACATCCCTAGATAATTTTTATTTTCATAATAAAATTAATGTCAAAGAAATGATCGTTTTATTTAAAATGCTATGTGAGTATTATTTAACGAAAGTTGGGATTTTTTCTTATAGTATTTATGAAATGCAGAAAAAATCAATTTATTTTAAATAA